One stretch of Harpia harpyja isolate bHarHar1 chromosome 17, bHarHar1 primary haplotype, whole genome shotgun sequence DNA includes these proteins:
- the LOC128153431 gene encoding hemoglobin subunit rho, which yields MVHWTAEEKQLITSVWSKINVEECGAEALARLLIVYPWTQRFFDNFGNLSSPTAIIGNPKVRAHGKKVLTSFGEAIKNLENLKATYAKLSELHCEKLHVDPENFRLLGDILIIVLAAHFTKDFTPACQATWQKLVSVVAHALAYKYH from the exons ATGGTGCACTGGACAGCCGAAGAGAAGCAGCTCATCACCAGCGTCTGGAGCAAGATCAATGTGGAGGAATGTGGTGCCGAGGCCCTGGCCAG gctgctgatCGTCTACCCCTGGACCCAGAGGTTCTTTGATAACTTTGGGAACCTCTCCAGCCCCACTGCCATCATTGGCAACCCCAAGGTCCGCGCCCATGGGAAGAAAGTGCTCACCTCCTTCGGGGAAGCCATCAAGAACCTGGAAAACCTCAAGGCGACCTATGCCAAGCTGTCCGAGCTGCACTGTGAGAAGCTGCACGTGGACCCTGAGAACTTCAGG ctcctGGGAGACATCCTCATCATCGTGCTGGCCGCACACTTCACCAAGGACTTCACCCCTGCCTGCCAGGCCACTTGGCAGAAGCTGGTCAGCGTGGTGGCCCATGCTCTAGCCTACAAGTACCATTAA